From the Solanum pennellii chromosome 4, SPENNV200 genome, one window contains:
- the LOC107017239 gene encoding FCS-Like Zinc finger 5, with the protein MLGKRGRPPMRRTTSMTGITVDVGTGTESEPSDCNKPKITVDEIKSSSVIMGGYSSVPAMVSPRYQRRISGEGFERERANFLRICGRCNRRLINGRDIYMYRGDAAFCSIECREEQMKQDERNDKSKVKPENHHNHSEFHSAKSETSSNNDTIAAA; encoded by the exons atgttggggaaaaggggcCGTCCACCGATGAGGAGAACGACGAGCATGACAGGGATCACCGTTGATGTAGGTACTGGAACTGAATCGGAGCCGTCTGATTGTAATAAGCCTAAAATTACGGTTGATGAGATTAAGAGTTCGTCGGTAATCATGGGTGGATATAGTTCTGTGCCGGCGATGGTGTCACCGAGATACCAACGGAGAATCTCCGGCGAAGGTTTTGAAAGAGAAAGGGCTAATTTTCTGAGAATTTGTGGCCGTTGTAACCGCCGATTGATTAATGGACGAGATATCTACATGTACAG GGGTGATGCAGCATTTTGTAGTATAGAGTGTAGAGAAGAACAAATGAAGCAAGATGAAAGAAATGACAAGTCTAAAGTTAAGCCAGAAAATCATCACAATCACTCTGAATTTCATTCTGCTAAATCTGAAACTTCCAGCAATAATGACACCATTGCAGCAGCTTGA